A window of Apium graveolens cultivar Ventura chromosome 8, ASM990537v1, whole genome shotgun sequence contains these coding sequences:
- the LOC141676905 gene encoding UDP-glucosyltransferase 29-like: MDTEIGRMSIVMLPHLAHGHISPFLELAKQLTKRSFNVYLCSTPINLASIKNRVHETDNIQLVEFHLPSSPTLPPHYHTTNGLPSHLHPVLCQTFESSAPTFINILKDINPNLVIYDVIPSWPAQVALSFDIPAIHFSTNAASTCSLGLHFYKKAGEKFPFPDFFDSSTDLPPLSEDDLKSIRNFVLCFESSCNLVLIKSVREVEAKYIDLLSDLLEKDVIPVGQLIHDPSGTEDDSLKNIMEWLDNKDKSSVVFICFGSENYLSAEQVTEMANALETTKCNFIWALRSPQGEGKGCLLPQGFIERVRDFGLVLEWAPQTKILGHSSVGAFFSHCGWSSVNESIRFGVPIIAMPMKGGDQPTNAKLTVQIGVGLQITKDSEGKFQSKEIGDVLRKVLVEESGKGMRKKARELSLKIKEEGDEDLDKAAEKLMHICSKNKKTDR; the protein is encoded by the coding sequence ATGGACACAGAAATTGGCAGAATGAGTATAGTAATGTTACCACACTTAGCCCATGGTCACATCTCTCCTTTCTTAGAATTAGCCAAACAACTCACCAAAAGAAGTTTCAATGTGTACCTCTGTTCTACACCAATCAACCTGGCTTCTATTAAGAACAGAGTTCATGAAACTGATAATATACAACTAGTAGAGTTTCATCTTCCATCTTCTCCAACTCTACCTCCTCATTATCATACCACAAATGGCCTTCCATCTCATCTCCATCCTGTCCTATGTCAAACTTTCGAAAGTTCAGCTCCTACTTTTATCAATATCCTCAAGGACATTAACCCAAATTTGGTTATCTATGATGTAATTCCTTCATGGCCTGCACAGGTTGCTTTGTCATTCGATATTCCAGCCATTCATTTTTCAACCAATGCCGCATCAACCTGTAGCCTAGGGTTACATTTCTACAAAAAGGCAGGCGAAAAATTCCCATTTCCAGACTTTTTTGATTCTTCTACTGACCTGCCTCCACTCTCTGAAGATGATCTCAAGTCAATTCGAAACTTTGTGTTGTGCTTTGAAAGTTCATGCAACCTTGTTTTGATTAAGAGCGTCAGAGAAGTTGAAGCAAAATATATCGATCTTTTATCAGATCTTCTAGAAAAGGATGTAATTCCTGTAGGTCAACTTATTCATGATCCAAGCGGAACTGAAGATGATAGCCTCAAGAATATCATGGAATGGCTTGACAATAAAGACAAATCTTCGGTGGTGTTTATTTGCTTTGGGAGTGAGAATTATTTATCTGCAGAACAAGTGACAGAAATGGCAAATGCACTAGAGACGACCAAGTGTAATTTCATATGGGCGTTACGATCTCCACAAGGAGAGGGAAAAGGTTGTTTACTACCACAGGGCTTCATTGAAAGAGTAAGAGATTTCGGATTGGTTCTAGAATGGGCACCTCAAACAAAAATTTTGGGACATTCAAGTGTTGGTGCCTTCTTCAGTCATTGTGGATGGAGTTCTGTTAATGAAAGCATAAGATTTGGGGTGCCAATCATTGCAATGCCAATGAAAGGGGGTGATCAGCCTACTAATGCAAAGCTAACTGTGCAAATTGGGGTTGGTTTGCAAATAACAAAAGACAGTGAAGGGAAATTCCAAAGCAAGGAAATTGGTGATGTTCTACGAAAGGTTTTGGTGGAGGAAAGTGGGAAAGGCATGAGGAAGAAAGCTAGAGAATTGAGTTTGAAGATAAAAGAAGAAGGAGACGAAGATTTGGACAAGGCAGCGGAGAAGTTGATGCACATTTGTAGCAAGAACAAAAAAACAGACCGTTAG
- the LOC141679968 gene encoding S-norcoclaurine synthase 1-like, with protein MASPEVVGTNNLGSSLPVINVQHLASQNLKYIPPRYVRPEFECEEILDDDSIQIPVIDMSKLVIGQLGYDDELQNLHLACKDWGFFQLVNHAGTEIIEKMKVVTEQFFNLPLEEKMEWAQPAGDIEGYGQVFVFSEDQKLDWADMFFLYLLPVSLRKMRLWPEKPSSFRSTLHEYSKEMHKISMSLFRSIEINLGVEAGNLSSLFDKDCKQGIRLNYYPPCNHANKVIGITPHSDAVGLTLLVQVNDVQGLQIKKNDKWLPIKPARGAIIVNIGDMIEIMSNGEYSSIEHRAVVNHEFERISVATFHMPDLATVLGPLPELVHDNQPKFINMGIEEFLRLNLQNTLDGKRLLNEMKMTY; from the exons ATGGCTTCTCCAGAAGTTGTTGGCACAAACAATTTGGGTAGTTCACTCCCGGTAATAAATGTTCAGCATCTGGCTTCCCAGAATTTAAAGTATATCCCTCCTAGATACGTTCGACCAGAGTTTGAGTGCGAAGAAATTTTAGATGATGATTCAATTCAGATTCCAGTTATCGACATGAGCAAGCTTGTGATCGGACAACTTGGATATGATGATGAATTGCAAAATCTTCATTTGGCTTGTAAAGACTGGGGCTTCTTCCAG TTAGTAAATCATGCTGGGACAGAGATAATCGAGAAAATGAAGGTGGTGACTGAGCAGTTCTTTAACCTGCCCCTAGAAGAAAAGATGGAGTGGGCACAGCCAGCAGGTGACATTGAAGGCTATGGACAAGTTTTTGTTTTCTCCGAGGATCAAAAGCTTGACTGGGctgatatgttctttctttatTTACTTCCTGTTTCACTAAGAAAGATGAGACTTTGGCCTGAGAAGCCTTCTTCATTCAG GTCAACTTTACACGAGTACTCAAAAGAGATGCACAAAATCTCAATGAGCCTATTTCGGTCAATAGAAATAAACCTGGGAGTTGAGGCAGGCAATCTAAGCAGTTTGTTTGATAAGGATTGCAAGCAAGGAATTAGACTGAACTATTATCCACCATGCAACCATGCTAACAAAGTCATTGGCATCACTCCTCACTCAGATGCAGTCGGTCTAACTCTCTTAGTTCAGGTTAACGACGTCCAAGGATTACAAATAAAGAAAAATGACAAATGGTTGCCTATAAAACCAGCTCGAGGAGCAATCATCGTCAACATAGGTGACATGATTGAG ATAATGAGTAATGGAGAGTATAGTAGCATTGAGCATAGGGCTGTTGTGAATCATGAATTCGAAAGAATTTCTGTTGCAACGTTTCATATGCCAGATCTAGCAACAGTGCTTGGTCCATTGCCGGAGCTTGTTCATGATAATCAACCAAAATTTATAAATATGGGCATAGAAGAGTTTTTAAGATTGAATCTGCAAAATACACTTGATGGAAAACGCCTGTTGAACGAAATGAAAATGACCTACTGA